One genomic segment of Aquipluma nitroreducens includes these proteins:
- a CDS encoding type I restriction endonuclease → MDFKDLIKQIGDRVLKLKDQIHTEEATKNAFIMPFLQALGYDVFNPLEVVPEFISDIGLKKGEKIDYAIFKDGAPTILIECKHWAQNLSIHDGQLLRYFHVSKAKFGLLTNGITYRFYSDLVDANKMDEKPFLEFNISEIKDNQIEELKKFHKTIFDAESIVNTASELKFINELKQLFQQEINNPSPEFVKHFARQVYPSIVTAKVLEQFTILTKRSVQQHISDLITERLKTALTKEDEATKEQEAIQAEQTKVEESKVVTTEDELEGFMIVKTILRQKLSVSRISHRDAQSYFAILLDDNNRKTICRLYLNGSKKYLAILDDQKKEIKKEILSLDDIFNHSETLLKIAESYDKLKEKV, encoded by the coding sequence ATGGACTTCAAAGACTTAATCAAACAAATCGGTGACAGAGTTTTAAAACTTAAAGACCAAATTCATACAGAGGAAGCGACAAAGAACGCTTTCATTATGCCTTTTTTACAAGCATTGGGTTATGATGTATTTAATCCACTCGAAGTTGTACCGGAATTTATTTCCGACATTGGCCTTAAAAAAGGAGAGAAAATCGATTACGCCATTTTCAAAGATGGTGCTCCGACAATCTTAATTGAGTGCAAACACTGGGCGCAAAATTTAAGCATTCACGATGGACAGCTTTTACGTTACTTTCATGTTTCTAAAGCAAAATTTGGATTGTTGACCAACGGAATTACTTACCGTTTTTATTCCGACTTGGTCGATGCAAACAAAATGGATGAAAAACCATTTTTGGAGTTTAATATTTCAGAGATTAAAGACAACCAAATTGAAGAGCTAAAAAAGTTTCACAAAACGATATTTGACGCTGAAAGCATTGTAAACACTGCGAGTGAGTTAAAATTTATAAATGAGTTAAAACAGCTCTTTCAGCAAGAGATAAATAATCCTTCACCAGAATTTGTAAAACATTTTGCACGTCAAGTTTATCCAAGTATTGTAACAGCCAAAGTTTTAGAGCAATTCACAATTTTGACTAAAAGATCAGTTCAACAACACATCAGCGACTTAATCACGGAACGGCTGAAGACCGCATTGACAAAAGAAGACGAAGCGACTAAAGAGCAAGAAGCAATTCAAGCAGAGCAGACAAAAGTTGAAGAGAGCAAAGTTGTTACTACCGAAGACGAGTTAGAAGGTTTTATGATTGTAAAAACAATTTTACGCCAAAAGCTAAGCGTATCGAGGATTTCACACAGAGACGCGCAATCATATTTTGCAATCTTATTGGACGACAACAATCGCAAGACAATTTGTCGACTTTATCTAAATGGCAGCAAAAAATATTTGGCAATTCTCGACGACCAGAAAAAGGAAATTAAAAAGGAAATATTGTCATTGGACGATATTTTCAACCATTCGGAAACACTATTGAAAATTGCTGAGAGCTACGATAAATTAAAGGAAAAAGTTTGA
- a CDS encoding HNH endonuclease, with amino-acid sequence MAKQQIETVRELIYSSYSNLAMAHTAVDKKQEKYGAFNYMIRARLFKGLKTGTMNMRTIFDDEKIKLLTGQICNYCGSTDKLALDHIFPQKFGGQDDAENLIFACRTCNSSKGKKDLMEWMNFRGQFLPLMIIRRYLKLTFSYCNENGLLDKKIEELKDLELPFKIDLLPINFPSPNELILNMETNKNGL; translated from the coding sequence ATGGCAAAACAACAAATTGAGACAGTTAGAGAATTGATTTACTCATCATACTCGAATTTGGCAATGGCTCATACAGCTGTTGACAAGAAACAAGAGAAATACGGAGCGTTTAACTACATGATTAGAGCCAGATTATTCAAAGGACTTAAAACTGGGACAATGAATATGCGGACAATTTTTGACGATGAGAAAATTAAGCTTCTGACTGGTCAAATTTGTAACTATTGCGGTTCGACAGATAAGTTAGCTTTAGATCATATTTTCCCTCAAAAGTTTGGCGGACAGGACGATGCAGAAAATTTAATTTTCGCTTGTAGAACTTGCAACAGTTCAAAAGGGAAAAAGGACTTAATGGAATGGATGAATTTTAGAGGACAATTTTTACCGTTAATGATAATCAGACGCTATTTGAAACTGACTTTCAGCTATTGTAATGAGAACGGACTTTTAGACAAGAAAATTGAGGAGTTAAAGGACTTGGAATTACCGTTTAAAATTGACTTGTTGCCAATAAATTTTCCAAGTCCTAACGAATTGATATTAAACATGGAAACAAATAAAAACGGCCTATAA
- a CDS encoding DCL family protein yields the protein MRKLIEIGDKEFASKKDALTHFKTILNSYNFGDKLNQDDTKDILDLLETHPNVIEKIGVGIENVRIARLKYDTKSFELVRTDGSTEYFSYTKRINAPKTDFTKFCEACRQAIQKDLRNVKLAYFDKFSKKGQVKCQETGELLKYEDINVDHRQPNTFSVIVDRFIEVYKIDIQNIEYFQVDGSSDELADEDLKQKFREYHKDKANLRIVKKSLNLGRSFQARISRQKKDLTI from the coding sequence TTGAGAAAATTAATCGAAATAGGAGATAAAGAATTTGCGTCCAAAAAGGACGCTTTAACTCATTTTAAGACTATTTTGAATTCATACAACTTTGGTGATAAATTAAACCAAGACGACACAAAAGACATCTTGGATTTACTTGAAACTCATCCAAATGTAATTGAGAAAATAGGCGTTGGCATTGAAAATGTTAGGATTGCAAGATTAAAATACGATACAAAATCTTTTGAATTAGTTAGGACAGACGGTTCGACCGAGTATTTTTCTTACACCAAAAGAATCAATGCTCCTAAAACCGACTTTACGAAATTTTGCGAAGCTTGTAGACAAGCAATTCAAAAAGATTTAAGAAATGTAAAACTCGCATATTTTGACAAATTTTCTAAGAAAGGTCAGGTAAAGTGCCAAGAGACAGGAGAACTTTTGAAATATGAAGATATAAACGTTGACCATAGACAACCTAACACTTTTTCAGTTATTGTTGACAGATTTATAGAAGTTTACAAAATAGACATTCAAAATATTGAGTATTTCCAAGTTGACGGTAGTTCAGACGAACTTGCAGACGAAGACCTTAAACAAAAATTTAGAGAATACCATAAAGACAAGGCCAATCTTCGGATCGTAAAGAAAAGCCTGAATTTAGGACGTTCTTTTCAAGCGAGAATTAGTAGACAGAAAAAAGATTTGACGATATAA
- a CDS encoding helix-turn-helix domain-containing protein, whose product MNSKSNITTLDQILDKKYGKKGQPKREEWEQQFESFRLGVLLEEARLKLGMTQEELAEKCGTNKSYISRIENNASDIRLSTLMKIIQQGLGGHLKLTLQL is encoded by the coding sequence ATGAATTCAAAAAGTAATATCACGACATTAGACCAAATTCTCGACAAAAAGTATGGTAAAAAAGGACAACCCAAACGTGAAGAATGGGAACAACAGTTTGAGTCCTTCAGACTTGGTGTTTTGCTCGAAGAAGCAAGGTTGAAACTTGGTATGACACAAGAAGAACTTGCCGAAAAATGTGGGACAAACAAATCATACATTTCAAGAATTGAAAATAATGCATCAGACATCCGGCTGTCGACATTAATGAAAATTATTCAACAAGGGCTTGGCGGACATTTAAAATTGACACTGCAACTATAA
- a CDS encoding type II toxin-antitoxin system RelE/ParE family toxin, with amino-acid sequence MNFERQVIAYKNYFLDFYGKQADNVQAKIEWTLNLIRVTKQVPEKYFKHLEGTKGLYEIRVEVGNNIYRIFSFFDKGNLVVLGNAFQKKTQKTPKQELEKALKIMEEYQDEFKK; translated from the coding sequence ATGAATTTTGAGAGACAAGTAATCGCTTATAAGAACTATTTTCTCGACTTTTACGGGAAACAGGCTGACAATGTCCAAGCAAAAATTGAGTGGACTTTAAACTTAATCCGAGTGACCAAACAGGTTCCAGAGAAATATTTTAAGCATTTGGAAGGAACAAAGGGACTCTATGAAATTCGAGTTGAAGTTGGAAATAATATTTATCGAATCTTTTCCTTCTTTGATAAAGGGAATTTAGTTGTTCTTGGAAACGCTTTCCAAAAGAAGACTCAGAAGACACCGAAGCAAGAATTAGAAAAGGCACTTAAAATAATGGAGGAATATCAAGATGAATTCAAAAAGTAA
- a CDS encoding DUF6680 family protein, translating into MEISQFFKDYGYIITVIIVPVGLWIGSIRYQNRQIRRNARLDLFLRLMAYRKTSTEHREWVIALNQIDVVFQDNQKVRDAWRNYFDSLNPKSQHFENANSFLLDMMSVIALSLGYKNLKQTDIDRVYVPHLFLSERAMKDMIQSEYLRNNLMSDGFSSSIDKEKYVQRLDYLIENSEPFTSDILKALKNVSCEKY; encoded by the coding sequence ATGGAAATATCTCAATTTTTTAAAGACTATGGGTACATTATTACTGTTATAATTGTTCCAGTTGGACTGTGGATTGGTAGCATTCGGTATCAAAATAGGCAAATAAGAAGAAATGCCAGACTCGACCTATTTTTAAGACTAATGGCTTATAGAAAAACTTCAACAGAACATAGAGAATGGGTTATCGCCTTAAATCAGATTGATGTAGTTTTTCAAGATAATCAGAAGGTACGGGATGCGTGGCGCAATTATTTCGATAGTTTAAATCCGAAATCACAACATTTTGAGAACGCAAATTCATTCTTGCTAGATATGATGTCTGTAATAGCATTGAGTCTTGGATATAAGAACTTGAAGCAAACGGATATAGATAGGGTGTACGTCCCGCATTTGTTTTTATCCGAAAGGGCAATGAAGGATATGATTCAAAGCGAGTATCTAAGGAACAATTTGATGTCAGACGGCTTTTCCTCGTCAATTGATAAGGAAAAATACGTTCAACGCCTTGACTATCTAATTGAAAACTCTGAACCATTTACATCTGATATATTAAAAGCCCTTAAAAATGTTTCTTGTGAAAAATATTGA
- a CDS encoding COG2958 family protein, whose amino-acid sequence MTIKEAILKSLDEINNLTTYMDIYNHIVKNNYYDFGPAKTPASTISALLGDFIRNGDTRVKRIKQDGGTYSYYLTKNEQNIGIEVLSGSTETSLKVVKVDKSKTYNERDLHKLLSSYLKNTGIYSKTIFHELSNGKDNNQIWTHPDMVGIKFLNLQTKASQNFLKSINRVDTFKLSSYELKKEINNDSDLKKAFFQAVSNSSWANFGYLVAFEFSDSLLEEMERLNQSFGIGVIELNANPYQSKILFPAKIRTLDFKTIDKLCKINKEFERFIEQTEKLMTAEDRYYKSTEKELDEFCDDYFANDSEIEIYCKENHIPTE is encoded by the coding sequence ATGACAATTAAAGAAGCAATTTTAAAAAGTCTTGATGAGATCAATAACTTGACAACGTATATGGACATTTACAACCATATAGTAAAAAATAACTATTATGACTTTGGACCGGCAAAGACTCCTGCTTCGACAATATCTGCATTGCTTGGAGACTTTATTCGCAATGGTGACACGAGAGTGAAACGAATAAAACAAGACGGCGGAACTTATTCGTATTATTTGACTAAAAACGAACAAAATATTGGTATTGAGGTTCTTTCTGGCTCAACAGAAACTTCATTGAAAGTTGTTAAAGTCGATAAAAGCAAAACTTACAACGAGAGAGATTTGCATAAACTTTTGAGTAGTTATTTGAAAAATACGGGTATTTACTCAAAGACAATTTTTCACGAGCTATCAAATGGCAAAGACAACAATCAAATTTGGACACATCCAGATATGGTTGGGATAAAGTTTCTAAATCTACAGACCAAAGCCAGCCAAAACTTTTTAAAATCAATAAATCGTGTTGACACTTTCAAACTAAGTTCATACGAATTAAAAAAGGAAATCAACAATGACAGTGATTTGAAAAAAGCATTCTTTCAGGCAGTTTCAAATTCAAGTTGGGCAAACTTTGGTTATTTAGTAGCTTTTGAGTTTAGCGACAGTTTGTTAGAAGAAATGGAAAGATTAAATCAATCATTTGGTATTGGAGTAATTGAACTAAATGCAAATCCATATCAAAGTAAAATTTTGTTTCCGGCAAAGATTCGTACATTGGACTTTAAGACTATTGACAAACTCTGCAAAATCAATAAGGAATTTGAGAGATTCATCGAGCAGACGGAAAAACTAATGACCGCAGAAGATCGCTACTACAAATCGACAGAAAAGGAACTTGACGAATTTTGTGACGATTATTTTGCAAACGACAGTGAAATAGAGATTTACTGTAAAGAAAATCATATTCCAACAGAATGA
- a CDS encoding porin family protein, giving the protein MRKNRAIILILLLLTFCTTYGQTNKFEFGIEGGPSLISLRGNDIIDQYQNPTIGFSGGPFFQYNFKKIISLRTNLAFERKGSTAKTQAFDEYGNSLGNVRTNSNFDYLTLPILVRATFGKRILFFVNTGPYIGFLLKETSVSKGDKVPKKVMDFTSLQKRNDFGVSAGLGLLVPFKQNIAFSFELRNNLGVYNVDAGHVINGGQIKTNSTNFLFGFVYKFGFQSTVKTQL; this is encoded by the coding sequence ATGAGAAAAAATAGAGCAATAATTTTGATTTTACTTTTATTGACATTTTGTACGACTTACGGACAAACAAACAAATTTGAATTCGGAATTGAAGGAGGTCCGAGTTTAATCTCATTACGTGGAAACGATATTATAGACCAATATCAGAATCCGACTATTGGTTTCTCTGGTGGTCCTTTTTTCCAATACAACTTTAAAAAGATAATCTCTTTGCGGACAAATTTGGCATTTGAGAGGAAAGGATCAACAGCTAAAACACAGGCATTTGACGAGTATGGAAATTCACTTGGGAATGTTAGAACAAATTCAAATTTTGACTACTTAACATTGCCAATACTTGTTAGAGCGACATTCGGGAAAAGAATTTTATTTTTTGTAAATACGGGACCTTATATTGGATTTTTGCTTAAAGAAACTTCTGTCAGTAAAGGAGACAAAGTTCCAAAGAAAGTTATGGACTTCACTTCATTGCAAAAAAGAAATGATTTTGGAGTTTCAGCAGGACTTGGACTTTTAGTTCCATTTAAGCAAAATATTGCTTTTTCGTTTGAATTAAGAAATAACTTAGGAGTTTATAATGTTGATGCAGGGCATGTTATAAATGGTGGACAAATAAAGACAAACTCAACAAATTTTCTGTTTGGTTTTGTTTACAAATTTGGATTTCAGTCAACAGTCAAAACGCAGCTATAA
- a CDS encoding DUF6680 family protein, translating to MMEISQFFKDYGYIITVIIVPVGLWIGSIRYQNRQIRRNARLDLFLRLMAYRKTSTEHREWVIALNQIDVVFQDNQKVRDAWRNYFDSLNPKSQHFENANSFLLDMMSVIALSLGYKNLKQTDIDRVYVPHLFLSERAMKDMIQNEYLRNNLMSDGFSSSIDKEKYIQRLDYLIENSEPFTSDILKALKNVSCEKY from the coding sequence ATGATGGAAATCTCTCAGTTTTTCAAAGACTATGGATACATTATTACTGTTATAATCGTTCCTGTTGGACTGTGGATTGGTAGCATTCGGTATCAAAATAGACAAATAAGAAGAAATGCTAGACTTGACCTATTCTTAAGACTAATGGCTTATAGAAAAACATCAACAGAACATAGAGAGTGGGTTATCGCCTTAAATCAGATTGATGTAGTTTTTCAAGATAATCAGAAGGTACGGGATGCGTGGCGCAATTATTTCGATAGTTTAAATCCGAAATCACAACATTTTGAGAACGCAAATTCATTCTTGCTAGATATGATGTCTGTAATAGCATTGAGTCTTGGTTATAAGAACTTAAAGCAAACGGATATAGATAGGGTGTACGTCCCTCATTTGTTTTTATCCGAAAGGGCAATGAAGGATATGATTCAAAACGAGTATCTAAGGAACAATTTGATGTCAGACGGCTTTTCCTCGTCAATTGATAAGGAAAAATACATTCAACGCCTTGACTATCTAATTGAAAACTCTGAACCATTTACATCTGATATATTAAAAGCCCTTAAAAATGTTTCTTGTGAAAAATATTGA
- a CDS encoding tyrosine-type recombinase/integrase, whose protein sequence is MIQLRKIHHRGNFQIGIFIGFDENLKTKARRIGALWSQTYKCWYVLYNKENYNLILRNFDDVEIVRDENIERQPEPAVIRQDNVHIAESISEFRPDIQDEHKELAPEIASKVVFTGSTGKYWVLKVPFQAKLTPKLMDIKGVFWNKQQKAFFVLRHVNVKIKVEALLGIGEIFPAEYFNLETVVSDPNTFMELNVYVPDKKWMILSCPPVPYLIERVKRWEGSRYSRAQKVYLLNATPVVLENLQQLSVELNIPIRNNLPDRYLSRNKRINKKASQFKDLKEKMLEQVPPHARIYTLAMLDYLMAQNYSPNTISSYTKWFNVFMRVHHYQNPDTLTEMQVVKYLSWMTEKGLSPSSLSMVVNALLYYFRTILKKDSFEIKLPRPRRELHLPAVLTMEECFRIFGSVDNPKHKLLLLLGYGAGLRRSEISTLKWQDILFDEHKIHINQGKGNKDRIVMLPVSIVSILQNYRSIYPSDEWVFAGQYKGEAISTRTVQVVMQQAVAKAGLEKKATVHTLRHSFATHLLESGTDIRYIQQLLGHANVNTTMIYTHITPKAAKNIISPLDRMVNMPGDQKKLK, encoded by the coding sequence ATGATACAACTTCGGAAAATCCATCATCGGGGAAATTTCCAGATAGGTATCTTCATTGGGTTTGATGAGAATTTAAAGACTAAGGCCAGACGTATTGGCGCCCTTTGGAGCCAGACATACAAATGTTGGTATGTGCTGTATAACAAAGAAAATTATAACCTGATACTTCGTAACTTTGATGATGTTGAAATCGTTAGGGATGAAAACATTGAGCGGCAACCTGAACCTGCTGTCATACGGCAAGACAATGTTCACATAGCTGAGTCAATCAGCGAATTTCGGCCTGATATTCAGGACGAACATAAGGAGTTAGCTCCTGAAATCGCCAGCAAAGTTGTTTTCACAGGAAGTACAGGCAAATACTGGGTTTTAAAAGTTCCGTTTCAGGCAAAACTGACGCCCAAATTGATGGACATCAAAGGCGTTTTCTGGAACAAACAGCAAAAAGCCTTTTTTGTACTGAGGCATGTTAATGTAAAAATTAAGGTTGAAGCTTTGCTGGGAATCGGCGAAATTTTTCCGGCAGAATATTTCAACCTGGAAACTGTTGTCTCGGATCCGAATACCTTTATGGAGTTGAATGTTTACGTACCCGACAAGAAGTGGATGATTTTGTCGTGTCCGCCTGTACCCTATCTGATTGAGCGGGTGAAACGCTGGGAAGGAAGCCGATACAGTCGGGCACAAAAAGTTTATTTGCTGAATGCTACTCCTGTCGTACTCGAAAATTTGCAACAATTGTCAGTAGAATTAAATATCCCCATTCGCAACAATCTTCCTGATCGGTATCTGAGCAGAAATAAACGGATCAATAAAAAGGCCTCTCAATTTAAGGATTTAAAGGAAAAGATGCTTGAGCAGGTTCCTCCCCATGCCCGGATTTACACGCTGGCTATGCTCGATTACCTGATGGCACAGAATTACAGCCCCAACACCATCAGTAGCTATACGAAGTGGTTTAATGTTTTTATGCGGGTACATCACTATCAAAATCCGGATACATTGACTGAAATGCAGGTTGTAAAATACCTGTCGTGGATGACCGAAAAAGGACTTTCGCCATCAAGTTTAAGTATGGTTGTTAATGCGCTGCTGTATTATTTCAGGACGATATTGAAAAAGGACAGTTTCGAAATCAAGTTGCCCCGACCACGCAGGGAACTCCATCTGCCTGCTGTGCTTACCATGGAAGAATGTTTCCGGATATTTGGTTCTGTCGATAATCCAAAGCATAAATTATTACTGTTGCTGGGCTATGGCGCGGGTTTGCGGAGAAGTGAAATTTCGACGCTGAAATGGCAGGACATCTTATTTGACGAGCACAAAATTCACATCAATCAGGGCAAAGGGAATAAAGATCGTATTGTGATGCTACCTGTTTCGATTGTGTCGATTTTACAGAATTACCGCTCTATTTACCCCAGCGATGAATGGGTTTTCGCCGGACAATACAAAGGCGAGGCCATTAGTACGAGGACTGTTCAGGTGGTGATGCAGCAAGCTGTTGCGAAAGCCGGGCTCGAAAAGAAAGCGACGGTACACACCCTGAGGCACAGCTTTGCCACTCATTTGCTCGAAAGTGGAACTGATATACGATACATACAGCAATTGCTGGGGCATGCGAATGTTAACACAACGATGATTTATACGCACATTACTCCCAAGGCTGCTAAAAACATTATCAGTCCGTTAGACAGGATGGTAAACATGCCGGGCGATCAGAAAAAGTTAAAATAA
- a CDS encoding Tex family protein, translating into MDQKIIQLIAQQVGIQFIQVANTIQLLDEGGTVPFISRYRKERTGSLDEVQIEAVKDAKEKMQELLKRKETILKTIQEQELLTPELQKRIEACFDPTELEDIYLPYKPKRRTRAMIAREKGLEPLAVIIQKQYESNLEYKAQSFVNEKVESVEEALAGARDIIAEWINENERARGIVRRAFEHGAFIISKVVKGKEEEGAKYNDYFDWNEPLKKCPSHRLMAMRRGENEGFLRVSVTPESEEPIHRLKRFFIHSNNACTDQMELAITDAYKRLLEPSIETEFANLSKEKADDEAIRVFTENLRQLLLAAPLGQKRVLALDPGFRTGCKLVCLDAQGNLLHNETIYPHQSQEEVKQAASKILSLVSLYQIEAIAIGNGTASRETEAFIKKLQYDRELKIFVVSEDGASIYSASKIARDEFPQHDVTVRGAISIGRRLLDPLAELVKIDPKSIGVGQYQHDVDQKKLKNSLDKVVESSVNMVGVNVNTASQHLLTYISGLGPQLAQNIVDYRKENGPFNSRTEIQKVARMGAKAFEQAAGFLRIPDAKNPLDNSAVHPESYFVVQKIAKDLKCSIQELISSEELRKQIIWANYVTDKIGLPTLEDIKKELAKPGRDPRSEIKVFEFAPNIYKVEDLQVGMVLPGIVTNITKFGAFVDVGVKQDGLVHVSQMANRFISDPSEIVKLHEHVHVKVIELDLQRKRIQLSLKQVQQN; encoded by the coding sequence ATGGATCAAAAAATCATACAGCTCATCGCTCAACAGGTTGGAATACAATTTATTCAAGTAGCAAATACTATTCAGCTGCTTGATGAAGGCGGAACGGTGCCGTTTATTTCAAGGTACCGGAAAGAACGCACCGGAAGTCTCGACGAAGTTCAGATTGAAGCGGTAAAAGATGCCAAAGAAAAGATGCAAGAACTGCTGAAACGCAAAGAAACCATCCTGAAAACCATTCAGGAACAGGAATTGTTGACGCCCGAATTGCAGAAGCGAATTGAAGCCTGTTTTGATCCGACCGAACTGGAAGACATTTATCTGCCCTACAAACCCAAACGCCGCACCCGTGCCATGATTGCCCGCGAAAAAGGGCTCGAACCACTGGCTGTAATCATCCAAAAACAATACGAATCAAATCTGGAATATAAAGCCCAATCGTTTGTCAACGAAAAGGTAGAATCGGTAGAAGAAGCTTTGGCCGGAGCGCGCGATATTATTGCCGAATGGATTAATGAAAATGAACGGGCCCGTGGAATTGTCAGACGAGCATTTGAACACGGAGCTTTTATAATCAGCAAGGTCGTAAAGGGCAAAGAGGAAGAAGGCGCCAAATACAACGATTATTTCGACTGGAACGAACCGTTGAAGAAATGTCCGTCGCATCGGTTAATGGCTATGCGTCGTGGCGAAAATGAAGGTTTTTTGCGTGTTTCGGTTACTCCTGAAAGTGAAGAACCCATTCACCGCCTGAAACGCTTTTTCATTCACAGCAACAATGCCTGTACCGACCAAATGGAACTTGCAATTACTGATGCTTACAAACGGTTATTGGAACCATCCATCGAAACCGAATTTGCTAATTTGTCGAAAGAGAAAGCTGATGACGAGGCGATTCGCGTGTTTACCGAAAATCTGCGTCAACTTTTATTGGCTGCCCCGCTAGGTCAAAAACGGGTTCTTGCACTCGATCCCGGATTTCGGACCGGTTGTAAATTGGTTTGTCTCGATGCTCAGGGAAATTTGCTTCACAACGAAACCATTTATCCGCATCAATCTCAGGAAGAAGTTAAACAAGCCGCCAGTAAAATTTTGTCGCTGGTTAGTTTGTACCAAATTGAAGCCATTGCCATTGGCAACGGAACCGCAAGCCGCGAAACAGAAGCATTTATTAAGAAACTGCAATACGATCGTGAATTGAAGATTTTTGTAGTTTCTGAAGATGGCGCTTCCATTTACTCTGCTTCGAAAATTGCACGCGATGAGTTTCCGCAACACGATGTGACCGTTCGGGGTGCAATTTCAATCGGTCGGCGACTGCTCGATCCGTTGGCCGAGTTGGTAAAAATTGATCCCAAATCGATAGGAGTAGGGCAGTACCAGCACGATGTTGACCAAAAGAAACTAAAAAATAGCCTGGATAAGGTAGTTGAGTCGAGTGTGAATATGGTTGGAGTGAATGTTAATACGGCTTCACAGCATTTGCTGACTTATATTTCGGGATTAGGACCGCAACTGGCGCAAAACATTGTCGATTACCGAAAAGAAAATGGTCCGTTCAATTCCAGAACTGAAATCCAAAAAGTGGCTCGCATGGGCGCCAAAGCTTTTGAGCAGGCTGCCGGATTTTTACGTATTCCAGATGCCAAAAATCCATTGGATAATTCTGCCGTTCATCCCGAATCCTATTTTGTGGTTCAAAAGATTGCCAAAGATTTAAAATGCAGCATTCAGGAATTAATTTCAAGCGAAGAGCTTCGGAAACAGATTATTTGGGCGAACTACGTAACTGACAAAATTGGATTGCCAACACTAGAAGACATTAAAAAGGAATTGGCTAAACCAGGTCGCGACCCACGAAGTGAAATCAAGGTTTTTGAATTTGCACCGAACATTTATAAAGTTGAAGATTTGCAGGTGGGAATGGTATTGCCAGGCATTGTAACCAACATCACCAAATTCGGGGCATTTGTTGATGTTGGTGTGAAACAGGACGGATTGGTACACGTATCGCAAATGGCCAACCGGTTTATCAGCGACCCATCCGAAATTGTGAAACTGCACGAACACGTGCATGTCAAAGTAATTGAACTCGATTTGCAACGCAAACGAATTCAACTAAGTTTGAAACAAGTACAGCAAAACTAA
- a CDS encoding PspC domain-containing protein has product MTSPKRLYRSKEKKIGGVCAGLADYFDIDPTIMRVLFVVIAFLGGASLLAYLIMWIIVPEEKSF; this is encoded by the coding sequence ATGACATCACCAAAACGACTTTACAGATCGAAAGAAAAAAAGATTGGCGGCGTTTGTGCCGGCCTTGCAGACTATTTTGACATTGATCCTACAATCATGAGGGTTCTATTTGTAGTTATAGCATTTTTAGGTGGCGCCTCCTTATTAGCTTACCTGATTATGTGGATTATTGTTCCTGAAGAAAAATCGTTTTAG